AGAACGACAGATAATAATTAAAGGTAAGGCAGAAAAAATCGCAGCCAATTTAAGTGATGGTTATTTTGAATCACGTCCGCGTGGTAGTCAATTAGGTGCGATTGTTTCTAATCAAAGTAGTATTGTAGAGAGTAGAGACGTGTTAGAAGCTAAATTAAAACAGCTGGAACTGGATTATGAAGGTAAGGAGATCGAAAGACCTACATTTTGGGGTGGCTTTATCGTGAAGCCTGTTTCAATTGAATTTTGGCAGGGAAGACCTAACCGATTACATGATAGAATTTTATATAACTTAGATGCTGATTTTAACTGGGTAAAAAACCGTTTATCTCCATGATTTATCCGTTTAAATGTATTCGGTTAGTGTGTTTTACCGATTAAATGCAGTTAAATTCGATTAAAAACATGTTTTTAATCGAATTTAACATTTCTTTAACAGTTTGTTCTTTAGAGCTGTTCTATTTTTAGAGTCCCAAACCTACTTAACTCTTTAAAAATGAGAACATTTACCTACCTAGTGACTGTTATTTGCTTTGCGATAACTTTAACATCTTGCTCTACTGATAGTTTAGAAGACACTATAGAAACTGATAGTATTGCTATGGTCATTCCTGAAACTAAAGCAATTGAAACTGAAATTTTAGAACTTATAAACCAACACAGAATAAGTATTGGTTTAAATACTTTGGTTAATCATGAACTAATAAAGGGTCAAGCTTTTAGTCATACAGCTTATATGACAGATATAAATGAAGTTAATCATGATCACTTTTTTACTAGAAAATCTTACTTAGTTACGAACGCTAATGCAGTAAAGGTGTCGGAGAATGTTGCTTATGGTTATTCTAG
This portion of the Olleya sp. Bg11-27 genome encodes:
- the pdxH gene encoding pyridoxamine 5'-phosphate oxidase; protein product: MEKDLSDYRRTYKKGELLLKDTPENPLELFRSWFNEVDQHFPEDETNAMTVATIGKDGFPKSRVVLLKKFTYEGFIFYTNYDSEKGKAILNNPNVCLSFFWHGAERQIIIKGKAEKIAANLSDGYFESRPRGSQLGAIVSNQSSIVESRDVLEAKLKQLELDYEGKEIERPTFWGGFIVKPVSIEFWQGRPNRLHDRILYNLDADFNWVKNRLSP
- a CDS encoding CAP domain-containing protein gives rise to the protein MRTFTYLVTVICFAITLTSCSTDSLEDTIETDSIAMVIPETKAIETEILELINQHRISIGLNTLVNHELIKGQAFSHTAYMTDINEVNHDHFFTRKSYLVTNANAVKVSENVAYGYSSASAVVNAWLNSEGHRHNIEGDYTDFEISAEQGEDNKWYFTNIFMKK